The Podospora pseudopauciseta strain CBS 411.78 chromosome 7 map unlocalized CBS411.78m_7.2, whole genome shotgun sequence genome contains a region encoding:
- a CDS encoding uncharacterized protein (COG:L; EggNog:ENOG503NZ8Q) — translation MQLRGIIPRRSASPALTRPLMDLFIPSLTNNLILTPNKHTTTFTDPHHHHTHHHRHLHLLSHHQSTTTAPAKPRRNSFPHILKSKMTQTLHKKQEPAITSVTELPTSEARWVTLQKIEYTDQTGKARTWEVASRKTRSAKTGVDAVAIGNILLSPNKAPSTLLVIQYRPPLDAYTVEWPAGLIDEDETAEEAAVREFKEETGYEVSRVLSVSPVQAADPGLSNANMQMAMVEVEVPELEAGSLPEQRLEDGEHIERVVVPLAELYEKLVEYSKRERFIVAAKLFHFAAGMDFMKTQKYGL, via the coding sequence ATGCAGTTGCGGGGCATCATTCCTCGCCGCTCAGCCAGCCCCGCTTTGACTCGCCCTCTTATGGACTTGTTCATTCCCTctctcaccaacaacctcatcctcaccccaAACaagcacaccaccaccttcacagatcctcaccatcatcatacccaccaccaccggcattTGCACCTGCTTTCTCACCATCAATCTACCACGACCGCCCCTGCCAAACCCCGCCGCAACTCCTTCCCTCACATCCTCAAATCCAAAATGACGCAAACCCTCCACAAGAAGCAAGAACCAGCCATCACCTCGGTCACGGAACTTCCCACCTCGGAAGCCAGATGGGTGACTCTTCAAAAAATCGAGTACACCGACCAAACAGGCAAAGCACGCACATGGGAGGTCGCCTCCCGCAAGACTCGCTCCGCCAAGACAGGCGTCGACGCTGTAGCAATTGGCAACATCTTGCTTTCTCCCAACAAGGCCCCCTCCACACTGCTAGTGATCCAATACCGCCCCCCACTAGACGCTTACACTGTCGAGTGGCCTGCCGGTCTTATCGACGAGGATGAGACAGCCGAAGAGGCGGCAGTGAGGGAGttcaaggaggagacggggTACGAAGTGAGCAGGGTGCTAAGTGTCAGCCCGGTGCAGGCGGCTGATCCGGGCTTGTCGAATGCGAATATGCAGATGGCTATGGTAGAGGTGGAGGTGCCTGAGCTGGAGGCGGGCTCGCTGCCGGAGcagaggttggaggatggggagcACATTGAGCGGGTGGTCGTCCCGCTGGCAGAGCTATATGAGAAGCTGGTGGAGTATAgcaagagggagaggtttaTTGTGGCGGCCAAGTTGTTTCATTTTGCGGCGGGCATGGATTTTATGAAGACGCAAAAGTATGGGCTTTAA
- a CDS encoding uncharacterized protein (CAZy:AA9; EggNog:ENOG503NY05; COG:G), which produces MKSVFVAAGVLAPLAAAHSIFQQAGSGSIDFGTSCTRMPPNNSPVTSVGSSDLACNVGGSRGVAGLCEVSAGDSFFVEMHAQPNDRSCANEAIGGNHFGPVIVYMAKVNDAKTADGASASWFKVDEFGYDAGSKTWGTDTLNKNCGKRTFKIPSKIPAGDYLVRAEAIALHTAGSSGGAQFYMSCYQVRVANSGSGQLPAGVRLPGAYSASDPGILINIWGDFGTYKVPGPAVIDQSYF; this is translated from the exons ATGAAGTCTGTCTTTGTCGCCGCTGGCGTTCTCGCCCCCCTGGCTGCTGCCCACAGCATCTTCCAACAGGCTGGCAGTGGATCGATCGACTTCGGCACATCATGCACTCGCATGCCG CCCAACAACTCTCCCGTCACCAGCGTTGGCAGTTCTGATCTTGCCTGCAATGTCGGTGGTTCGCGCGGCGTTGCTGGCCTTTGCGAGGTGAGCG CCGGTGACTCCTTCTTCGTCGAGATGCACGCCCAGCCCAACGACCGCTCCTGCGCCAACGAGGCCATCGGCGGGAACCACTTCGGCCCCGTCATCGTCTACATGGCCAAGGTCAACGACGCCAAGACGGCCGATGGCGCCTCTGCCTCGTGGTTCAAGGTCGACGAGTTCGGCTACGACGCCGGCAGCAAGACCTGGGGCACCGACACCCTCAACAAGAACTGTGGCAAGCGGACGTTCAAGATCCCCAGCAAGATCCCCGCTGGTGATTACCTCGTCAGAGCGGAGGCCATCGCTCTTCATACCGCCGGCTCGAGCGGTGGTGCACAGTTCTACATGAGCTGCTACCAGGTTAGAGTTGCcaacagcggcagcggccAGCTTCCTGCTGGTGTTAGGCTTCCGGGTGCTTACAGCGCTTCTGACC CTGGTATTCTCATCAACATCTGGGGCGACTTTGGTACCTACAAGGTCCCCGGACCTGCCGTCATTGACCAGAGCTACTTCTAA
- a CDS encoding uncharacterized protein (EggNog:ENOG503NUN0; COG:E), protein MAAFFRKRALDEKHPDSPPPATAPGAQDVSSSEEAGMVDEGVEGPDDLHRGMRPRQLNMMAIAGAIGTGLIIGTGTALKFGPGSLLIGYVLMGFVVYVVMVALGEMGAWLPHKKSFSGYATRFVDPAMGFATGWNYFFKYVIVLPNNLTATGIILQYWVKDLNVSVWIVVFGVVIILLNLIHVRFFGEAEFWMSLSKALVIIMLILMCFILSLGGSPSGFRSGFWYWTDPGAFAEYNVRWKDDYFYVHGSTGRFLGVWACIVQATFAYLGTELVGVAFGETPDPRKNVPRAVNQTLLRIVFFYVAGVLVLGMAVPYNSPELLRATRERIGGLASPFTVAAQRAGVDKLADAVNGMLLVFTISAANSDIYLASRTVWALAKDRQAPEIMERTNKRGVPIPAVALSSIFIALGFMNATKDAATVFGYFVSLVTVFGALNWVAVLVSYISMIRAMKVQGIPREIMPYRNPLLPWGSYIALGVTILVIFFSGYSAFIPQFQIDKFMTSYIGIVVYLVNILVWKLLKKTKRVRPEEMDLLTGRRA, encoded by the exons ATGGCCGCCTTTTTCAGAAAACGCGCCCTCGACGAGAAACACCCCGactccccccctccagcaaCCGCACCAGGCGCCCAAGAtgtcagcagcagcgaggAAGCCGGCATGGTGGACGAGGGCGTGGAGGGCCCGGATGATTTGCATCGCGGGATGCGGCCTAGACAACTCA ACATGATGGCCATCGCAGGCGCAATTGGCACTGGTCTCATCATCGGCACTGGCACAGCACTAAAATTTGGTCCcggctccctcctcatcggtTACGTCCTCATGGGCTTCGTCGTCTACGTCGTCATGGTCGCGCTCGGTGAAATGGGTGCTTGGCTGCCGCACAAAAAGTCGTTTTCTGGGTATGCGACGAGGTTTGTCGACCCGGCCATGGGGTTTGCGACGGGGTGGAattacttctttaaatacGTGATTGTGCTGCCGAATAATCTGACGGCGACGGGCATCATATTGCAGTATTGGGTCAAGGATCTAAATGTCAGTGTGTGGATTGTGGTgtttggggtggtgattATACTGCTGAAT CTGATCCACGTACGATTTTTTGGCGAGGCAGAATTTTGGATGTCGCTTTCTAAGGCGCTGGTCATCATTATGCTGATTCTGATGTGCTTCATTCTATCTTTGGGCGGCAGTCCCTCGGGGTTCAGATCAGGCTTTTGGTATTGGACCGACCCGGGGGCATTTGCTGAGTACAATGTGCGCTGGAAGGATGACTACTTCTACGTCCATGGCTCGACCGGCAGATTCTTGGGTGTCTGGGCTTGCATCGTGCAGGCAACCTTTGCGTATCTGGGAACTGAGCTGGTGGGTGTGGCCTTTGGCGAGACGCCTGACCCGAGAAAAAACGTGCCGAGGGCTGTGAACCAGACCTTGCTGAGAATCGTCTTCTTCTACGTCGCCGGTGTGCTGGTCCTGGGGATGGCCGTCCCGTACAACAGTCCCGAGTTGCTCAGGGCGACAAGGGAGAGGATTGGCGGAT TGGCCTCCCCTTTTACCGTTGCAGCTCAACGTGCCGGTGTGGACAAGCTCGCCGATGCCGTCAACGGAATGCTGCTAGTCTTCACGATCAGTGCCGCCAACTCGGATATCTACCTCGCATCACGCACTGTTTGGGCCCTGGCCAAGGACAGACAAGCACCAGAGATTATGGAGCGCACCAACAAGCGTGGCGTACCCATTCCCGCAGtagccctctcctccatctttaTTGCCCTCGGCTTCATGAACGCCACCAAGGATGCCGCGACAGTGTTTGGATACTTTGTCTCGCTCGTCACCGTCTTTGGCGCTCTGAACTGGGTCGCCGTGTTGGTTAGCTACATTTCCATGATCAGAGCCATGAAGGTGCAAGGCATCCCACGAGAGATCATGCCTTACCGCAACCCTCTCTTGCCATGGGGCTCCTACATTGCGCTCGGGGTTACCATCTTGGTTATTTTCTTTAGCGGGTACTCGGCCTTCATCCCCCAGTTCCAGATCGACAAGTTTATGACGAGCTACATCGGCATTGTGGTGTATCTGGTGAACATCTTGGTATGGAAGTTGctcaagaagaccaagaggGTGAGGCCGGAAGAGATGGATCTCTTGACTGGGAGGAGAGCGTAA
- a CDS encoding uncharacterized protein (EggNog:ENOG503PFG2), whose protein sequence is MRSWLLCISAGVLAGVSNAACTNKCGSNKCLGAIAADPAFGESFCSSWLALEPATTTVTEVETVTSTLLNVETALTTLTVTTATFTVTGSERSTIYQKRAPTITEADPALPDPTDVIASQCSSNEDRISKACSCILSTATASTVTVLETAVTTAVVEAESTVVETVTDNVVATVSVAAPAVTIPANIIVNGGFEDYLDTGNILPWTDTKDSTGGRFDVVNGVNPCMTGGSYCAGGRVVVRPYPPTTGSKYIAIRETFVGRPSTTYAFSFLYRCLNYDAGTSIDILYKGSVIGSVNQCYNSAAFYRPTGITFTTDATGQGEVEVRFRNSGATPYLYFYADDFKAIAV, encoded by the exons ATGAGGTCTTGGTTGCTCTGCATCAGCGCCGGCGTCCTGGCCGGCGTGTCCAACGCGGCTTGTACCAACAAGTGCGGCTCCAACAAGTGCTTGGGTGCTATTGCTGCCGACCCTGCGTTCGGAGAGTCGTTCTGCTCTTCTTGGTTGGCCTTGGAACCCgctaccaccaccgtcaccgAGGTCGAGACGGTCACATCGACTCTGCTCAATGTCGAGACGGCCTTAACGACACTCACTGTCACCACGGCAACATTTACAGT GACTGGCAGCGAACGTTCGACCATCTACCAGAAGCGAgctcccaccatcaccgaagCTGATCCAGCCTTGCCCGACCCGACAGATGTCATTGCCTCCCAGTGTTCGTCCAACGAGGATCGCATCAGCAAGGCCTGCAGCTGCATTCTGTCAACCGCTACCGCGTCTACCGTGACCGTGTTGGAGACCGCTGTTACTACTGCCGTTGTTGAGGCCGAG AGCACCGTTGTTGAGACTGTCACGGACAATGTGGTGGCTACCGTCTCCGTCGCCGCCCCAGCCGTCACGATCCCCGCcaacatcatcgtcaacggTGGGTTCGAGGACTACTTGGATACCGGCAACATTCTCCCATGGACTGATACAAAGGATTCTACCGGCGGAAGGTTTGATGTCGTGAACGGCGTGAACCCCTGCATGACAGGTGGCTCTTACTGTGCAGGCGGCCGAGTTGTCGTCCGCCCCTACCCGCCTACCACCGGTTCCAAATACATCGCCATACGCGAGACCTTCGTCGGGCGCCCGTCAACCACTTATGCGTTCTCTTTCTTGTATCGCTGCCTCAACTATGACGCCGGCACCAGCATTGACATCCTGTACAAGGGCAGTGTCATCGGTAGCGTCAACCAGTGTTACAACAGCGCTGCCTTTTACCGTCCCACCGGCATCACATTCACCACCGATGCCACGGGTCAGGGTGAGGTCGAGGTGCGCTTCCGCAATTCCGGCGCCACGCCGTATCTCTATTTCTACGCCGATGACTTCAAGGCCATTGCTGTGTAG
- a CDS encoding uncharacterized protein (EggNog:ENOG503NVVC; COG:S): MATGETTTEQLSPSEPNDSSTSLPIRTKPNAKIAEMEPGPELDSYIESLLAQWRTCIDELSTLANASKDASRPIYGLYPLLKVQQRALYKVVQKRNTKSDNGNNISAAQYMGIRSCCWDDRWSLVKKCHGLVAINKDFPRSPRVAVPTGSGWLAYKDQPFQEKVVTVDAVVDNGKTWIKFLSISARTLEYQVMAEGWESDADSEDERDEAGDDEGNGFGHTEFVDAVSKVILAARWNHCRHLHLILPGLQEGQSAVVDRVLDHIKNKVGGTDVKVELSCAGSPFLVNDPPPLETAIQTLIHERDLVVSPDDCNTITETVNLDPSALVALVTDLHHGPIPLQPLVQQEIITRSVADHETDNNELVSRQDILATVLHPALRGKKLVCTEFAAKYFRKLISAISTRSEETRASFIIPPSADPTSPSLSADELRQSLQKWSTVPVPGDLQLPVQVVPDITHDEVPSLISSGRLPPMALGVSSDLSLLNRSVYLYGWANDVTTVTGHRGIERQVQLSIASHWTRDPDASRKGKYPDQRPPDIWHRHLGGYLIHRDKPKDWRDMLPDGGDVPEEVVRWTFPWTTWGRGISTYGLPDTKTWEGVGHEDKKSFGRKMTGRDGTRERNGNGKLKVPEGEVEEGEEREEEQS, encoded by the coding sequence ATGGCTACAGGTGAAACGACAACAGAACAATTGTCGCCATCAGAGCCCAATGACTCATCGACAAGTCTCCCGATTCGGACCAAACCAAACGCCAAAATAGCAGAAATGGAACCAGGTCCAGAGCTAGACAGCTACATCGAGTCCCTCCTGGCACAATGGAGAACCTGCATAGACGAGCTTAGCACCCTCGCAAATGCTTCCAAAGACGCATCTCGGCCCATCTACGGACTCTATCCTCTCCTCAAAGTCCAGCAGCGCGCATTGTATAAGGTGGTTCAAAAGCGAAACACAAAATCTGACAATGGCAACAACATTTCCGCCGCTCAGTACATGGGTATAAGGTCTTGCTGCTGGGATGACCGGTGGTCTCTGGTCAAAAAGTGTCATGGGCTGGTAGCCATCAACAAAGACTTCCCGAGGAGTCCTCGCGTCGCGGTGCCGACTGGTAGCGGGTGGTTGGCTTACAAGGACCAGCCCTTTCAAGAAAAGGTTGTCACTGTTGATGCTGTCGTGGATAATGGAAAGACATGGATAAAGTTTCTGTCCATTTCCGCTAGGACACTGGAGTATCAAGTCATGGCAGAAGGTTGGGAAAGCGATGCTGATTCTGAGGACGAAAGGGATGAGGCTGGTGACGACGAAGGAAACGGGTTCGGCCATACCGAATTCGTTGATGCAGTCTCCAAGGTCATCTTGGCTGCGAGGTGGAATCACTGCCGTCACCTTCATCTGATTTTGCCTGGCCTCCAGGAAGGACAATCAGCTGTTGTCGACAGGGTGCTGGATCACATTAAAAACAAGGTTGGCGGAACCGATGTCAAGGTCGAGCTGAGCTGCGCAGGAAGTCCGTTCCTTGTCAAcgaccctcctcctcttgaaACGGCCATCCAGACTCTGATTCATGAGCGTGACCTGGTCGTCTCTCCAGACGACTGCAATACAATCACCGAGACCGTCAACCTGGACCCTAGCGCACTCGTGGCTCTCGTCACAGATCTTCATCATGGCCCCATCCCGCTCCAGCCTCTTGTGCAGCAAGAAATCATCACTCGCTCTGTTGCCGACCACGAAACCGATAATAATGAGCTGGTGTCTCGTCAAGACATCCTAGCCACAGTGCTGCATCCTGCCTTGCGGGGCAAGAAATTGGTGTGCACCGAGTTCGCCGCAAAATACTTTCGCAAGCTCATCAGTGCCATCTCAACCCGCTCGGAAGAGACCCGCGCATCCTTCATCATCCCGCCTTCGGCCGACCCTACCAGTCCATCACTTTCCGCAGACGAACTGCGCCAATCCCTCCAGAAATGGTCCACCGTCCCAGTTCCCGGTGACCTCCAACTCCCGGTTCAAGTCGTCCCAGACATCACCCATGACGAGGTCCCTTCTCTTATCTCTTCCGgccgcctccctcccatgGCTCTCGGCGTATCCAGCGACCTTTCCTTGCTGAACCGCTCTGTTTACCTATACGGCTGGGCCAACGATGTCACCACTGTCACCGGCCACCGCGGCATCGAGCGTCAAGTCCAGCTCTCGATCGCGTCCCATTGGACTCGTGACCCAGACGCGTCACGCAAAGGAAAGTATCCGGACCAAAGACCGCCAGACATCTGGCATCGGCATCTAGGCGGGTACCTCATCCACCGAGACAAGCCAAAAGATTGGAGGGACATGCTGccggatggtggggatgtgCCGGAAGAGGTGGTGAGATGGACGTTTCCTTGGACCAcatgggggagagggatcAGTACGTACGGGCTGCCGGATACAAAgacttgggagggggttggtcatgaggacaagaagtcgtttgggaggaagatgacgggGCGAGAtgggacgagggagaggaatgggaatgggaagcTGAAGGTGCCTgaaggagaggtggaggagggtgaagagagggaagaggaacAGTCGTGA
- a CDS encoding uncharacterized protein (EggNog:ENOG503NZSY; COG:S), translated as MASRCIISQIYFIETSPWNLLHDGILCILHTRHFAAMKTQRDETTVDLAQLLLDLELGAPVNVKGIDSDFHVSVFIEVDENGIRVRMIDNQGNVRVPQCKTTYPFSKRLRWTRKRQNDDIQRQMQSLDPRCLLFFYFIRSLTLQNDAFTGERGETKQWSRRASWRPVEDESHCVELRSCTQVVRHARKGKGGHAESPQTSENTTRFHVIKKSTLDSGTRNCLAMAFPVSQHGVGPWTKDEYSFSYAYRKPSPFKFLIHADRWGVHDHTKPYRRIHQDHKMTEFHARAMAKCFKDLSEIPSLRYTWIQFLPSMDLLKSYDARQGNGICRDGGVCATLPRWLSVLPVLETEDDPDRQELHAMSDLRLALAEGPDPENETSVPDVLNGPLTFPEPSARLPSSRITRRQSGNLAASPNTTPTLASLSLSSKYHRSDLEVVLRDYALNLFPIEAAITNILESLVKESKTAAWYSRFFFLRSQNEAWHSRTSRFLLLAYTKTLGRSRFEAGHHDEWRRLVKSIHFIPLNSGKLQSVEENMRVGLYAPEDKKGRRLVEFGGDWTKLEIPVIALGAWNNPECRKLIENVRYVARK; from the exons ATGGCATCACGTTGTATCATTTCacaaatatattttatagaaaCGAGCCCTTGGAACCTCCTGCATGATGGGATCCTGTGCATTCTTCATACTCGACATTTTGCCGCCAT GAAGACCCAACGCGATGAGACGACTGTTGATCTTGCTCAACTCTTGCTTGACTTGGAATTAGGAGCTCCGGTCAACGTTAAGGGCATCGATAGTGACTTCCACGTCAGTGTCTTTATCGAGGTTGATGAAAATGGCATTCGTGTCCGCATGATTGACAACCAGGGGAACGTTAGGGTGCCGCAATGCAAAACTACATACCCATTCTCAAAGAGACTACGATGGACTCGCAAGCGTCAAAATGATGACATCCAGCGGCAAATGCAGTCTCTGGACCCTCGATGCTTGCtgtttttctattttattCGATCTCTCACGCTGCAAAACGACGCCTTTACTGGCGAACGAGGGGAGACAAAGCAGTGGTCGAGAAGGGCTAGTTGGCGCCCTGTAGAAGATGAGAGTCATTGTGTCGAGCTACGCAGTTGCACTCAGGTCGTCCGTCATGCTCGCAAGGGCAAAGGGGGCCACGCCGAAAGCCCACAAACTTCCGAAAACACAACCCGGTTTCATGTGATAAAAAAATCTACCTTGGATAGCGGCACCCGTAATTGTCTTGCTATGGCCTTTCCAGTTAGTCAGCATGGGGTTGGTCCGTGGACAAAGGATGAATACAGCTTCTCCTATGCTTACAGGAAACCCAGTCCGTTCAAG TTTCTCATACATGCAGACAGATGGGGTGTACATGACCACACAAAACCCTACCGACGAATACACCAAGACCATAAGATGACCGAATTCCACGCCCGGGCCATGGCCAAATGTTTCAAGGACTTGTCCGAGATTCCTTCGCTTCGATATACCTGGATCCAGTTCCTCCCGTCCATGGATCTCCTCAAAAGTTATGATGCACGGCAGGGGAATGGGATCTGCAGAGACGGTGGAGTCTGCGCGACACTGCCTCGTTGGCTTTCCGTCCTCCCTGTCCTCGAAACCGAAGATGACCCTGACCGACAGGAGCTCCACGCCATGAGCGACCTTCGCCTTGCTCTCGCTGAGGGTCCCGATCCCGAGAACGAAACCTCGGTCCCGGATGTCTTGAACGGACCCCTCACATTCCCCGAGCCTTCTGCTCGGCTTCCAAGCTCTCGCATAACAAGGCGTCAGAGCGGCAATCTCGCCGCCAgtcccaacaccacaccgACACTCGCGTCTCTGTCCTTATCCTCAAAATACCACCGAAGTGACCTAGAAGTCGTGCTAAGAGACTAcgccctcaacctcttcccaaTAGAAgcagccatcaccaacatcctTGAGTCTCTTGTCAAAGAAAGCAAAACCGCAGCCTGGTACTCGAGATTCTTTTTCCTCCGCTCCCAAAACGAAGCCTGGCACTCTCGAACCTCTCGGTTTCTGTTGTTAGCATACACAAAAACGCTTGGGCGTTCTCGCTTTGAAGCCGGACATCACGATGAGTGGAGGAGGCTTGTCAAGTCTATACACTTTATCCCGCTTAACTCGGGAAAGCTGCAGTCAGTAGAGGAGAACATGCGTGTTGGGTTGTATGCACCTGAGGATAAAAAGGGGAGGCGGTTAGTGGAGTTTGGGGGTGATTGGACGAAGCTGGAGATCCCAGTGATAGCGCTTGGTGCGTGGAATAATCCAGAGTGTAGGAAGTTGATTGAGAATGTGAGGTATGTTGCTAGGAAATAG
- a CDS encoding uncharacterized protein (COG:S; EggNog:ENOG503P1UV), translated as MKPKILFLHGSGTNPFIFRIQSRNLLSLLSPHFEPVFLPGFHECAPGPGVLPFFEGAEPYLKWLDDSSPSEEKVCWAELDRLVAEVEKKGPFLGVVGFSQGAKAGMELVRELERRGREMRFWVGVCGTVPFQGGGDEVREGGWKESLGLGRAEKTESFHLIGGEDPWRGESERLVGFFGETGRRVRRFEGGHQMPLDKGVNREVVEWILGVCRM; from the coding sequence atgaAACCCAaaatcctcttcctccacggCTCAGGCACAAACCCATTCATCTTCCGGATCCAATCCCGCAATCTTTTATCCCTATTATCTCCCCATTTCGAGCCCGTCTTCCTCCCCGGCTTCCACGAGTGCGCTCCCGGTCCGGGGGTCTTGCCTTTCTTTGAGGGGGCAGAGCCCTACCTCAAGTGGCTCGATgattcctccccctcagaaGAAAAAGTCTGCTGGGCAGAGCTAGATAGATTGGTagccgaggttgagaagaaagggccgtttttgggggtggtggggtttaGCCAGGGGGCTAAGGCGGGGATGGAGTTGGTtagggagttggagagacgggggagggagatgaggttttgggttggggtttgtgggACTGTCCCTTTTcagggtgggggggatgaggtgagggaggggggttggaaggagagtttgggattggggagggcggagaagaCGGAGAGTTTTCATTTgattgggggggaggatccttggaggggggagagcgagcggttggttgggttcTTTGGGGAGACGGGGAGACGAGTGAGGAGGTTTGAGGGGGGCCATCAGATGCCGCTGGATAAGGGGGTGAatagggaggtggtggagtggATTTTGGGGGTCTGTCGGATGTAA
- the gms1_2 gene encoding UDP-galactose transporter Gms1 (EggNog:ENOG503NW7T; COG:G): protein MLGDAKVHHSTDSSARAVAGGSSTTTTAHSHSRQWLSSVQRLSLLMLVLQNSALVMVMHHSRNSPTGSRPRYLTSTAVLVVEVVKLSASLLLATYDTITSHSSSSSAAITQHLYRSIFAPDSWKLIVPAALYTLQNSLVYTAISNLDAVTFQVTYQLKILTTVLFSILLLGRTISLRQWLGLLLLTFGVALVQLSPTTPDVNSATSWADKITSLFTSPSQPPAVHHNALKGLVAVVGASLISGLTCVYFEKILKDSLGSNTSSIWIRNIQLSFFSIFPALFIGVIWYDGANIAQNGGFFAGYNAVVWATVCLQALGGLIVAVCIAYADNVVKNFAASLSIVVSYAGTAVVFGERMTLHATMGAAVVVAATWLYRSRPSTQQLGTLLPVSSREIVAGEKTSRSPLLSPTTIR, encoded by the exons ATGCTTGGCGATGCAAAAGTCCACCACAGCACCGATTCTTCGGCGCGGGCCGTAGCGGGGGGGTccagtaccaccaccacagcacaTTCACACTCGCGTCAATGGCTTTCGTCTGTCCAACGTTTGTCTCTGTTGATG CTGGTCCTCCAGAACTCGGCCCTGGTCATGGTCATGCACCATTCCCGCAACAGCCCAACAGGATCACGACCCCGATATCTTACATCAACAGCCGTTCTAGTTGTTGAAGTTGTCAAGCTATCAGCCTCATTACTCCTCGCCACCTACGATACTATTACTTCTCattcctcatcttcatcagcaGCAATCACTCAACATCTCTACCGCTCCATCTTTGCCCCAGATAGTTGGAAGCTCATCGTGCCCGCAGCCCTCTACACTCTTCAAAACTCGCTTGTCTACACAGCCATCAGCAACCTCGACGCCGTCACCTTCCAAGTCACATACCAGCTCAAGATTCTCACCACGGTCCTTTTCAGTATCCTGCTTCTCGGCCGGACCATTTCTCTGCGTCAGTGGCTggggcttctcctcctcacctttgGTGTAGCCCTTGTGCAActatcaccaacaacaccagatGTTAATAGTGCCACCAGCTGGGCAGACAAGATCACATCCTTattcacctccccatcccaacctCCTGCTGTTCATCACAATGCCCTGAAAGGCCTGGTCGCGGTTGTGGGAGCGTCCCTCATTTCAGGCCTCACATGCGTCTACTTCGAAAAGATCCTCAAGGATTCCCTAGGTTCGAACACCAGCTCCATATGGATCAGAAACATACAGCTATCCTTTTTTAGCATCTTTCCTGCACTGTTTATTGGGGTGATATGGTATGACGGAGCCAATATTGCACAAAATGGTGGATTCTTTGCCGGGTACAATGCCGTGGTGTGGGCAACGGTCTGTCTGCAGGCGCTTGGGGGTTTGATTGTGGCTGTTTGCATTGCATATGCGGACAATGTGGTCAAGAATTTTGCCGCCAGTTTGAGTATTGTGGTTAGTTATGCTGGGACGGCGGTGGTttttggggagaggatgacGCTTCAT GCCACTATGGGTGCAGCTGTCGTTGTGGCTGCCACATGGCTGTACAGAAGTCGGCCGTCAACTCAACAACTGGGGACACTGTTGCCTGTTAGTAGCAGGGAAATCGTGGCAGGTGAGAAGACATCAAGATCGCCGTTGTTATCCCCAACTACGATACGATAA